Proteins encoded by one window of Leishmania infantum JPCM5 genome chromosome 32:
- a CDS encoding aquaporin-like protein, with translation MEGHALGNGIQGADPPGGAGGWSSGAPTPLSFTPPFVSAVHPPCAPLVAVSSPTSNNGFGAAVADGPHMIHVPGSAAENVSTGHQASHTPLASASGSAAHRPTSQGPFPAASTLTSPSLALTGWRGGGAGDSTDDPNASFSGATTTSATDTGEDRGFKFERAGRRPVTRVVDPTEVPALKYTIAVSVTRDGKEVEELLDPFELGRLYGQRQAALRKLKSRYDFLAVPEWVRLHPLLGTYFAELVGTFGWVLTLALVSVRNESIFNISDATNMMPLPIGFMFTSMIFTFGYISGSHFNPAVSIAVFLVRQMKVAQCCAYILCQLTGGLAAGVVAMIIQGNKDIFVPSVSTSYVSSGIFSELIFTFAMCLVVLNIAYSRQSGHFFYGFAVGMTISAGSASAGRISGGAFNPAAASGLQVAMCLAGRCDDLKSIWVYWLAPVVGAILAAVLFSQMAQPAETQVLEDRKVFQNVSELHRQRMAAQALAIRATAGTTAAKSCAGSADETRPTSSSTSSERHTLSSSSSSSDPRGDREMTEVPHTRTPRTREERDTEHVHASTQDGAEELDSGHTRLPPQVPSRGEVKVATTTWEGPTFNRC, from the coding sequence atgGAGGGGCATGCTCTGGGGAATGGCATCCAGGGCGCAGATCCACCTGGCGGAGCCGGTGGCTGGTCCTCTGGCGCCCCGACTCCCCTAAGTTTCACGCCCCCATTTGTGTCAGCGGTGCACCCGCCATGCGCGCCGCTGGTAGCCGTCTCCTCGCCCACTTCCAACAACGGTTTTGGTGCCGCAGTGGCAGATGGGCCACACATGATCCACGTgccgggcagcgcggcggagaATGTGAGCACCGGCCACCAAGCTTCGCACACTCCGTTGGCGTCTGCGTCTGGCTCCGCGGCGCACCGACCGACGTCGCAGGGCCCATTCCCGGCCGCCTCTACGCTGACATCCCCGTCGCTGGCGCTAACGGggtggcgcggtggcggtgcgggcGACAGCACTGATGATCCGAATGCGTCCTTCTCTGGTGCCACGACGACATCTGCCACGGACACAGGCGAGGACAGGGGCTTCAAATTTGAACGCGCGGGCAGGCGGCCCGTTACTCGTGTCGTCGACCCAACCGAGGTGCCGGCGCTCAAGTACACGATAGCGGTTTCTGTAACCCGGGATGGCAAAGAggtcgaggagctgctggaccCATTTGAACTGGGCCGCCTGTACGGCCAGAGGCAGGCGGCTCTCCGCAAGCTGAAGAGTCGTTACGACTTTCTTGCGGTGCCGGAGTGGGTGCGGCTGCACCCGCTGCTTGGAACGTATTTCGCTGAGCTGGTCGGTACCTTTGGGTGGGTGCTCACTTTGGCGCTGGTGAGCGTGCGCAACGAGAGCATCTTCAACATCTCCGACGCCACCAACATGATGCCGCTGCCCATCGGCTTCATGTTCACGAGTATGATCTTCACCTTCGGCTACATCTCCGGCTCTCACTTCAACCCTGCCGTGTCCATCGCCGTGTTTCTCGTGCGCCAGATGAAGGTGGCCCAGTGCTGTGCCTACATCCTTTGCCAGCTCAccggcggcctcgccgccggcgtcgtggcGATGATAATCCAGGGCAACAAGGACATCTTTGTGCCGTCGGTGTCGACTAGCTACGTCTCCTCCGGCATTTTCTCGGAGCTCATCTTTACCTTCGCTATGTGCCTTGTCGTGCTCAATATCGCCTACTCCCGCCAGTCTGGCCACTTCTTCTATGGCTTTGCTGTCGGTATGACAATCTCCGCCGGCTCAGCCAGCGCAGGGCGCATTTCTGGTGGCGCCTTCAAcccggctgccgcgtcggGGCTGCAGGTGGCCATGTGTCTAGCGGGCAGGTGCGACGACCTCAAGTCCATCTGGGTCTACTGGCTCGCCCCTGTCGTTGGCGCCATCCTGGCAGCGGTCCTCTTCTCTCAGATGGCGCAGCCAGCCGAGACGCAGGTGCTGGAAGACAGGAAGGTGTTCCAGAATGTGAGCGagctgcaccggcagcgcaTGGCGGCACAGGCGTTGGCCATCCGTGCCACGGCAGGCACTACTGCAGCGAAAAGTTGCGCAGGCAGCGCGGACGAAACAAGGCCGACCTCCTCTTCGACATCCTCTGAGAGGCATACActgtcgtcctcgtcgtcttcctctgATCCGCGCGGCGATCGCGAGATGACGGAAGTgccacacactcgcacaccGCGGACGCGCGAGGAGCGTGATACCGAGCATGTGCATGCGAGCACTCAAGACGGCGCAGAGGAGCTGGATAGCGGACACAcccggctgccgccgcaggtgcCGAGCCGCGGGGAAGTAAAggtcgccaccaccacatgGGAGGGGCCGACGTTCAATCGATGTTAG
- a CDS encoding aquaporin-like protein: MCALQRDAATRAEKQPYLARQIPMIRLSRYQAKFVCEGIGTFIFLMTTSLAEMNCGNLAVDGKTRTRNLAPIAEGFMLCVLIFMFGYISGGHFNPAVTFAVVMIRGMRVEEAISYWVAQVVGALVGAGLSILVHGSTQHLPAPQVVQNTAEYVFSAFVAEAVFTMLLVTVVLHAAYSQQRNNDFYGLAVGMCLLASQYAVGGVSGGAFNPAVATGLQVTKFIAAGYFTQLLYLWLYWAAPACGAVAAAFLFMMTHPVPKDEAGEVQQQRVARNLYSSF, from the coding sequence ATGTGCGCTCTGCAGAGGGACGCCGCCACGAGGGCGGAGAAGCAGCCATACCTCGCCCGCCAGATTCCTATGATTCGGCTGAGCCGTTACCAGGCCAAATTTGTGTGCGAGGGCATCGGTACATTCATTTTCCTGATGACGACGTCGCTAGCGGAGATGAACTGCGGTAACCTAGCTGTGGACGGGAAGACTCGCACACGCAACCTCGCCCCGATTGCGGAGGGGTTCATGCTTTGCGTGCTTATCTTCATGTTCGGCTACATCTCTGGTGGCCATTTTAATCCGGCTGTCACCTTCGCAGTTGTCATGATTCGCGGCATGCGAGTCGAGGAGGCGATTTCGTACTGGGTGGCTCAGGTGGTAGGCGCTCTGGTAGGTGCGGGGCTCAGTATCCTTGTGCACGGCTCGACGCAACACTTGCCTGCACCGCAGGTCGTGCAGAACACGGCCGAGTACGTCTTTAGTGCCTTTGTAGCGGAGGCCGTGTTTACGATGTTGCTTGTGACAGTGGTGCTGCACGCCGCCTactcgcagcagcgcaacaACGACTTCTACGGCTTGGCAGTTGGCATgtgcctcctcgcctcccaGTACGCTGTCGGCGGCGTGTCGGGTGGCGCCTTCAACCCAGCGGTCGCGACGGGTCTGCAGGTGACCAAGTTCATTGCAGCTGGCTACTTCACGCAGCTCCTGTATCTGTGGCTGTACTGGGCTGCGCCGGCCTGCGGCGCTGTTGCGGCGGCGTTTCTCTTTATGATGACCCACCCAGTGCCGAAAGACGAGGCtggcgaggtgcagcagcagcgtgtggCACGCAATCTATACAGCTCTTTCTGA
- a CDS encoding putative C-14 sterol reductase, which translates to MAKGRGAASKAEANPLQPRTKTYEWGGPVGALFMVAFLPTLVVALNSLCAAEQCSLMLAMRMPALMKEVVQGAWPMLRTAIGIELAWIAAHAVFSILPIGKLVYGAELRSGERLAYRMNAIHAFVVAHLVLFGLHFTSILNMAVVADLYHPLMIGAILISFAMSVVLYAASYRSRNVLTALGGNSGSVLYDFWVGRELNPRTGPLDWKLMCELRPGLIGWSILNWAFVCKSVELGTVTPSIVLTALFESFYVLDGLLLEAGNLSMMDIVTDGFGFMLCFGDLAWVPFTYTLQTKYLVHHPAHLSLVHLCLCVSLSAAGYLIFRNANTEKDRFRKNPQDPRVQHLRIMKTSKGKSLIISGYWGVCRHPNYVGDWLMALGWAAFSGTAEWLPYFHPLYFGLLLMHRQLRDEQQMREKYGNEDWNAFCRVVKYRLFPYIY; encoded by the coding sequence ATGGcgaaaggcagaggagctgctTCCAAGGCAGAGGCGAATCCTCTGCAGCCCCGCACGAAAACCTACGAGTGGGGCGGCCCGGTCGGAGCCCTCTTCATGGTTGCCTTTCTCCCTACACTGGTTGTAGCGCTGAATAGCCTGTGCGCTGCGGAGCAGTGCAGCCTCATGCTGGCAATGCGGATGCCTGCACTAatgaaggaggtggtgcagggcGCGTGGCCGATGCTGCGGACGGCGATCGGCATCGAGCTTGCGTGGATCGCCGCTCACGCCGTATTTTCCATCCTCCCTATTGGCAAGCTCGTCTACGGCGCCgagctccgcagcggcgagcggcTTGCCTACCGCATGAACGCCATCCACGCCTTCGTCGTGGCTCACTTAGTGCTCTTTGGCCTGCACTTCACCTCCATCCTCAACATGGCTGTTGTGGCCGACCTCTACCACCCCCTCATGATCGGCGCCATTCTCATCTCGTTCGCCATGTCGGTCGTGCTGTATGCGGCGTCGTACCGCAGCCGCAACGTACTCACGGCTCTCGGTGGCAACAGTGGGAGCGTCCTGTACGACTTTTGGGTCGGCCGCGAGCTGAACCCGCGCACCGGTCCGCTGGACTGGAAGCTGATGTGCGAACTGCGGCCTGGTCTCATTGGCTGGAGTATTCTCAACTGGGCATTCGTGTGCAAGTCGGTCGAGCTGGGTACCGTGACGCCGAGCATCGTGCTCACCGCACTTTTCGAGTCCTTCTACGTGCTGGacggcctgctgctggaggcgggAAACCTCAGCATGATGGACATTGTGACGGACGGCTTTGGCTTTATGCTGTGCTTTGGTGACCTTGCATGGGTGCCGTTTACGTACACGCTGCAGACAAAGTATCTCGTCCACCACCCCGCGCACCTCTCGCTCGTGCATCTGTGCCTCTGCGTTTCCCTTTCTGCTGCCGGCTACCTTATCTTTCGAAATGCGAACACAGAAAAGGACCGCTTCCGCAAAAATCCGCAGGACCCGCgcgtgcagcacctgcgcatCATGAAGACCTCCAAGGGCAAGTCTCTCATCATCTCCGGCTACTGGGGCGTGTGCCGGCACCCAAACTACGTTGGTGACTGGCTGATGGCGCTCGGCTGGGCGGCGTTCAGCGGCACGGCAGAGTGGTTGCCGTACTTTCATCCTCTTTACTttggcctcctcctcatgcACCGTCAGCTGCGTGATGAGCAGCAGATGCGAGAGAAGTACGGCAATGAGGACTGGAACGCGTTCTGTCGCGTCGTCAAGTATCGGCTGTTCCCGTACATATACTAG